In the Passer domesticus isolate bPasDom1 chromosome 4, bPasDom1.hap1, whole genome shotgun sequence genome, one interval contains:
- the LOC135299147 gene encoding histone PARylation factor 1 isoform X2, translating to MSEKNGAVKKRRSNQADVPDSLCQEAETCYRLRLPEDFYQFWKFCEELDPEKPSDALVSSVGLKLVGPYDILAGKHKKAKATDVNFNLHWRFFYDPPEFQTILVGDSRTQYHMGYFRDVPDELPVWVGANEAKKGCVISQVGDNVFAAVKLFLSKKLKEVADKKKNAVLKDIDEKLTRTAKELGYSLEQKTLKMKQRDKKVVTKAFHGAGLVVPVDKNDVGYRELPETNANLKKICKAIVDAPTDEERVKAFAPIQEMLTFVQFANDECDYGMGYELGMDLFCYGSHYFHKTVGQLLPLAYTLLKRNLFAEIIEQHLGNRREEGLDRLAP from the exons ATG AGTGAAAAAAATGGAGCTGTCAAGAAGAGAAGATCAAACCAGGCAGATGTTCCTGATAGTCTTTGCCAAGAAGCAGAAACATGCTATCGGCTTAGACTGCCTGAGGACTTCTACCAGTTTTGGAAGTTTTGTGAGGAACTAGATCCTGAGAAACCAAGTG ATGCACTTGTGTCAAGTGTTGGACTTAAGCTGGTTGGACCATATGATATTCTTgctggaaaacacaaaaaagcaaaagcaacagATGTGAACTTCAATCTTCATTGGAGATTCTTCTATGATCCTCCAGAATTTCAGACTATACTTGTTGGGGATAGCAGAACACAGTATCACATGGGATATTTCAG GGATGTGCCAGATGAGCTCCCAGTGTGGGTTGGTGCAAATGAAGCGAAGAAGGGTTGTGTGATTTCACAAGTTGGTGATAATGTCTTTGCTGCAGTCAA ATTATTTTTGTCAAAAAAACTTAAGGAAGTGgctgataaaaagaaaaatgctgttttgAAAGACATAGATGAAAAGCTAACAAGAACAGCAAAAGAACTGGGTTATTCTCTGGAACAAAAAACCCTGAAGATGAAACAGAGAGATAAGAAA GTGGTGACCAAAGCATTTCATGGAGCAGGCCTAGTTGTTCCTGTAGACAAAAATGATGTTGGATACAGAGAACTTCCTGAAACAAATG cTAATCTTAAAAAAATTTGCAAGGCCATTGTTGATGCACCGACTGATGAGGAGAGAGTGAAGGCCTTTGCACCCATTCAAGAAATGCTGACCTTTGTTCAGTTTGCTAATGATGAATGTGATTATGGAATGGGGTACGAGCTGGGCATGGACCTGTTTTGCTATGGATCACAT TACTTCCACAAGACAGTGGGccagctgctgcccctggcTTACACGCTGCTGAAGAGGAACCTCTTTGCCGAAATCATCGAGCAGCACCTGGGCAACCGGCGGGAGGAGGGCCTGGATCGCCTGGCGCCCTGA
- the LOC135299147 gene encoding histone PARylation factor 1 isoform X1 yields the protein MAGGGKRRPRGAAGAAGEQSEKNGAVKKRRSNQADVPDSLCQEAETCYRLRLPEDFYQFWKFCEELDPEKPSDALVSSVGLKLVGPYDILAGKHKKAKATDVNFNLHWRFFYDPPEFQTILVGDSRTQYHMGYFRDVPDELPVWVGANEAKKGCVISQVGDNVFAAVKLFLSKKLKEVADKKKNAVLKDIDEKLTRTAKELGYSLEQKTLKMKQRDKKVVTKAFHGAGLVVPVDKNDVGYRELPETNANLKKICKAIVDAPTDEERVKAFAPIQEMLTFVQFANDECDYGMGYELGMDLFCYGSHYFHKTVGQLLPLAYTLLKRNLFAEIIEQHLGNRREEGLDRLAP from the exons ATGGCAGGTGGCGGGAAGCGGCGGCCGCGcggcgcggcgggagcggccggaGAGCAG AGTGAAAAAAATGGAGCTGTCAAGAAGAGAAGATCAAACCAGGCAGATGTTCCTGATAGTCTTTGCCAAGAAGCAGAAACATGCTATCGGCTTAGACTGCCTGAGGACTTCTACCAGTTTTGGAAGTTTTGTGAGGAACTAGATCCTGAGAAACCAAGTG ATGCACTTGTGTCAAGTGTTGGACTTAAGCTGGTTGGACCATATGATATTCTTgctggaaaacacaaaaaagcaaaagcaacagATGTGAACTTCAATCTTCATTGGAGATTCTTCTATGATCCTCCAGAATTTCAGACTATACTTGTTGGGGATAGCAGAACACAGTATCACATGGGATATTTCAG GGATGTGCCAGATGAGCTCCCAGTGTGGGTTGGTGCAAATGAAGCGAAGAAGGGTTGTGTGATTTCACAAGTTGGTGATAATGTCTTTGCTGCAGTCAA ATTATTTTTGTCAAAAAAACTTAAGGAAGTGgctgataaaaagaaaaatgctgttttgAAAGACATAGATGAAAAGCTAACAAGAACAGCAAAAGAACTGGGTTATTCTCTGGAACAAAAAACCCTGAAGATGAAACAGAGAGATAAGAAA GTGGTGACCAAAGCATTTCATGGAGCAGGCCTAGTTGTTCCTGTAGACAAAAATGATGTTGGATACAGAGAACTTCCTGAAACAAATG cTAATCTTAAAAAAATTTGCAAGGCCATTGTTGATGCACCGACTGATGAGGAGAGAGTGAAGGCCTTTGCACCCATTCAAGAAATGCTGACCTTTGTTCAGTTTGCTAATGATGAATGTGATTATGGAATGGGGTACGAGCTGGGCATGGACCTGTTTTGCTATGGATCACAT TACTTCCACAAGACAGTGGGccagctgctgcccctggcTTACACGCTGCTGAAGAGGAACCTCTTTGCCGAAATCATCGAGCAGCACCTGGGCAACCGGCGGGAGGAGGGCCTGGATCGCCTGGCGCCCTGA